A window from Clupea harengus chromosome 14, Ch_v2.0.2, whole genome shotgun sequence encodes these proteins:
- the mrpl35 gene encoding 39S ribosomal protein L35, mitochondrial translates to MAATMSRCVPGLFRPLSTLMRGCCPSGLLSANAAHQTRRLSAISHGRVQRAVLSTAAGGPLTALTPHGGILTRISPLLPALLAPPSRSLTYYSLKYGKRKTCRSVPKRFLRLHCGLWLRRKAGYKKKLWKKMPTRKKRLREHVFCNNTQSKLLDKMTGRFWKRRTWYLNDPYLKYHDRVNTRW, encoded by the exons ATGGCGGCCACCATGTCAAGATGTGTCCCTG GACTGTTCAGGCCGCTGTCCACGCTAATGAGGGGCTGCTGTCCCTCCGGGTTACTGAGCGCTAACGCGgcacaccagacgcgccgcttGTCAGCCATCTCACACGGACGCGTCCAGAGGGCAGTGCTGTCCACCGCGGCTGGCGGCCCACTGACCGCGCTGACGCCGCACGGAGGCATCCTGACCCG CATCTCGCCACTGCTTCCTGCGTTGCTGGCGCCCCCTAGCAGGAGTCTGACGTATTACAGCCTGAAGTACGGCAAGCGGAAGACGTGCCGCTCCGTGCCCAAGCGCTTCCTGCGTCTGCACTGCGGCCTCTGGCTGCGCAGGAAG GCGGGCTACAAGAAGAAGCTGTGGAAGAAGATGCCGACGAGGAAGAAGAGGCTGAGGGAACATGTCTTCTGCAACAACACCCAGAGCAAGCTGCTGGACAAGATGACCGGCCGCTTCTGGAAGAGACGGACCTGGTACCTGAACGACCCCTACCTGAAGTACCACGACCGCGTCAACACCAGGTGGTGA
- the si:dkey-21a6.5 gene encoding multiple epidermal growth factor-like domains protein 9, with the protein MTRGVMIEVKRFSVLLVATCCLFGAVFSQTTLVPAVTNATDLPTATPTPGLPTIPSTTFPMILSTTSPMILSTTSPGCTALNTSTCEACVPGSYSDNETLLCSCCPVGGMCMFSGACLPCPQGAYQPLAAQQHCVPCEPGFYSNLTGSPVCQSCPLGFYNNASGSTTCSSCSPGFYSSRQNATTCSPCAQGTYCNSSSCAQCSVCPAGAEALQTTAKDCTPCRPGMHKPQFQLMCQICSSGFYQIRWGQASCDVCPENHYCPSPDVNPIQCPNDAFCPEGSTAPGYCMETFFHKVGETCELAPVTIALLVIGGGVALLFIVLLVLRRKRDVDGELSLSRTPLLRKERPPGRFYGLPCDAEPVYAGW; encoded by the exons ATGACGCGCGGGGTGATGATTGAAGTCAAACGCTTCTCGGTGTTGCTGGTCGCTACCTGCTGCCTGTTCG GTGCCGTGTTCAGTCAGACTACGCTCGTTCCCGCGGTAACCAACGCCACTGATCTCCCGACGGCCACACCCACCCCTGGCCTTCCCACAATTCCTAGCACCACCTTTCCCATGATCCTCAGCACCACCTCTCCCATGATCCTCAGCACCACCTCTCCCGGCTGCACCGCCCTCAACACCTCCACCTGTGAGGCCTGCGTGCCTGGGTCCTACTCTGACAACg AGACCTTGCTGTGCTCATGTTGTCCCGTGGGCGGGATGTGTATGTTTTCGGGGGCGTGTCTTCCCTGCCCGCAGGGAGCCTATCAGCCGctagcagcacagcagcactgcGTCCCCTGTGAGCCAGGATTCTACAGCAa tctgacAGGTAGTCCCGTGTGTCAGTCATGTCCTCTGGGCTTCTACAACAACGCCTCAGGATCCACTACCTGCAGCAGCTGTTCCCcag gcttTTATTCCTCTAGGCAGAATGCCACAACATGCAGTCCCTGTGCTCAAGGAACCTACTGCaa CTCTTCCAGCTGTGctcagtgtagtgtgtgtcctgctggagCTGAAGCCCTTCAGACCACTGCCAAGGACTGCACACCTTGTCGCCCAG gcatgcaCAAGCCTCAGTTTCAGCTCATGTGTCAGATCTGCAGCAGTGGCTTCTATCAGATCCGCTGGGGTCAAGCCAGCTGTGACGTTTGCCCAGAAAACCACTACTGCCcg agcCCTGATGTGAACCCTATCCAGTGCCCCAATGATGCCTTCTGTCCTGAGGGCAGTACAGCTCCTGGTTACTGCATGGAGACCTTCTTCCACAAAGTGGGAGAGACCTGTGAGCTAGCACCCGTCACTATCGCCCTGCTCGTCatcggaggaggag tggCGCTGCTGTTTATTGTGCTGCTGGTCCTGCGGCGGAAGCGAGACGTGGAcggtgagctctctctctctcgcacgccCCTGCTGCGGAAGGAACGCCCCCCCGGACGCTTCTACGGCCTGCCCTGTGACGCCGAACCCGTCTACGCTGGCTGGTGA
- the nt5c1ab gene encoding cytosolic 5'-nucleotidase 1A, which yields MSGNSTARLPPPAAISGSSTARLPAPLPAAPAAISSSSSVHSARRAETRSKFPNPKNCVTIAVSPRVLFNMDVERLIYEQKGMEDYLTYQVEHEAEPLKPGPAYPFIKAVEEVNMRLRELYPDSEEVFDVVLMTNNHANVGLRLINSVNHYNLFIERFCMTGGNSPIGYLKAYHTNLYLSADAIKVREALDEGIAAATMFSLDKVTEVPETELRVAFDGDAVLFDDESERIFKTQGLDKFFEHERALADKPLDHGPLKGFLEALGKLQKKFYAKGQRLECPIRTYLVTARSAASSGTRALKTLRSWGLEIDEALFLAGAPKGPMLEKIRPHIFFDDQMFHVQGASRMGTVAAHVPYGIAQRLPRKPSVCNT from the exons ATGAGCGGCAACAGCACCGCGCGCCTACCCCCTCCCGCGGCCatcagcggcagcagcaccgCGCGCCTACCCGCGCCCCTTCCCGCGGCGCCTGCggccatcagcagcagcagcagtgtacACTCTGCACGGAGAGCGGAGACCCGTTCGAAGTTT cccAACCCTAAGAACTGCGTGACGATTGCGGTGTCCCCACGCGTCCTCTTCAACATGGATGTTGAGCGGCTGATCTACGAGCAGAAGGGGATGGAGGACTACCTGACCTACCAGGTGGAGCACGAGGCAGAGCCCTTAAAGCCCGGCCCTGCGTACCCCTTCAtcaag GCTGTGGAAGAGGTTAACATGCGTCTGAGGGAACTCTATCCTGACAGTGAGGAGGTGTTCGATGTCGTCTTGATGACCAACAACCACGCTAACGTTGGCCTCCGCCTAATCAACTCCGTCAACCACTACA atctgtTCATAGAGAGGTTCTGTATGACCGGCGGGAACAGCCCTATAGGCTACCTGAAGGCGTATCACACAAACCTCTATCTGTCAGCTGATGCCATCAAGGTTCGGGAGGCTCTGGACGAAG gtaTAGCTGCGGCCACCATGTTCAGCCTGGATAAGGTGACGGAGGTCCCGGAGACGGAGCTGCGCGTGGCGTTCGACGGAGACGCTGTCCTCTTCGACGACGAGTCGGAGCGCATCTTTAAGACGCAGGGCCTGGACAAGTTCTTCGAGCACGAGAGAGCCCTGGCAGACAAACCACTAGATCAT GGGCCGCTGAAGGGCTTCCTGGAGGCCCTGGGGAAGCTGCAGAAGAAGTTCTATGCCAAGGGGCAGCGTCTGGAGTGCCCGATCCGCACCTACCTGGTGACGGCGCGCAGCGCGGCCAGCTCGGGCACGCGGGCCCTCAAGACGCTGCGGTCCTGGGGCCTGGAGATCGACGAGGCCCTCTTCCTGGCGGGGGCCCCCAAGGGCCCCATGCTTGAGAAGATCCGGCCGCACATCTTCTTCGACGACCAGATGTTCCACGTGCAGGGCGCCAGCAGGATGGGCACCGTGGCGGCACACGTGCCCTACGGCATCGCCCAGAGGTTGCCCCGGAAACCCTCCGTATGCAACACctag